From Kogia breviceps isolate mKogBre1 chromosome 2, mKogBre1 haplotype 1, whole genome shotgun sequence, one genomic window encodes:
- the MFSD13A gene encoding transmembrane protein 180 isoform X1, with translation MGLGGLWAWLLGLPTAVVYGSLALFISVLHNVFLLYYVDTFVSVYKINKAAFWVGETVFLLWNSLNDPLFGWLSDRQFLSSQPRFVSRGWLRTVSVPATPPQSWRTPACVWGGERKGDHFQLLSRLPPFPRSGARLSSRAVVLARVRALGWHGPLLALSFLAFWVPWAPAGLQFLLCLCLYDGFLTLVDLHHHALLADLALSAHERTHLNFYCSLFSAAGSLSVFASYAFWNKEDFSSFRAFCLALAAGSGLGFVGATRLLRWRVEAASREPGCPTLAVDGGLCEEEELLLGGEEVGSVTLGQYLRQLARHRNFLWFVGMDLVQVFHCHFNSNFFPLFLEHLLSDHISLSTGSFLLGISYVAPHLNNLYFLPLCRRWGVYAVVRGLFLLKLGLSLLMLCAGPDRPGLLCLFIARYALPSFIPTPLSHPFIFVCSLSAGSNRVFTEGTCKLLTLVVTDLVDEDLVLNHRKQAASALLFGMVALVTKPGQTFAPLLGTWLLCFYTGHDLFQQPALTPVGSAQPWPEPPAPPPPQAPTLRQGCFYLLVLVPITCALLQLFTWSQFTLYGRRLHAVKAQRQNLSRAQTLDVKTV, from the exons ATGGGGCTGGGTGGGCTCTGGgcctggctgctgggcctgcccaCGGCCGTGGTCTATGGCTCCCTGGCCCTCTTCATCTCTGTCCTGCACAACGTGTTCCTGCTTTACTACGTGGACACCTTTGTCTCAGTGTACAAGATCAACAAAGCTGCCTTCTGGGTCGGAGAG ACGGTGTTTCTCCTCTGGAACAGCCTCAATGACCCCCTCTTCGGCTGGCTGAGTGACCGTCAgttcctcagctcccagccccggtTTGTTTCCCGAGGATGGCTCAGAACTGTTTCTGTCCCAGCTACCCCTCCCCAGAGCTGGAGGACCCCTGCCTGTGTTTGGGgtggggaaagaaagggagaccATTTTCAGCTGTTGTCCAGGCTTCCTCCTTTCCCAAG GTCAGGTGCCAGGCTTTCCTCGAGGGCCGTGGTGCTAGCACGGGTGCGGGCACTGGGCTGGCATGGGCCGCTGCTGGCGCTGTCATTCCTGGCATTCTGGGTGCCCTGGGCCCCAGCTGGCCTGCAGTTCTTGCTGTGCCTGTGCCTCTACGATGGCTTCCTGACACTCGTGGACCTGCACCATCATGCCTTGCTGGCTGACCTGGCCCTCTCAGCCCATGAACGCACCCACCTCAACTTCTACTGCTCCCTCTTCAGTGCGGCTGGCTCCCTGTCTGTCTTTGCCTCCTACGCCTTCTGGAACAAAGAAGACTTCTCTTCCTTCCGCGCCTTCTGCCTAGCCCTGGCTGCTGGCTCTGGCCTGGGCTTTGTGGGGGCCACACGGCTGCTGAGGTGGCGGGTGGAGGCGGCCAGCAGGGAACCGGGGTGCCCAACCCTGGCTGTGGATGGCGG CCTGTGTGAAGAAGAAGAGCTGCTTCTGGGCGGCGAGGAGGTGGGCAGCGTCACCTTGGGCCAGTACCTCCGGCAGCTGGCCCGCCACCGGAACTTCCTGTGGTTCGTGGGCATGGACCTGGTGCAG GTCTTTCACTGCCACTTCAACAGCAACTTCTTCCCCCTCTTCCTGGAGCATCTGTTGTCAGACCACATCTCCCTCTCCACAGGCTCCTTCCTGTTGG GCATCTCCTATGTCGCTCCGCATCTCAACAATCTCTACTTCCTGCCCCTGTGCCGGCGCTGGGGCGTCTacgctgtggtgcgtgggctcttccTGCTCAAGCTGGGCCTGAGCCTGCTCATGCTGTGCGCTGGCCCTGACCGCCCCGGCCTGCTCTGCCTCTTCATTGCCAGGTATGCCCTGCCCTCCTTCATCCCCACACCTCTGTCCCACCCCTTCATTTTTGTTTGCTCTCTCTCCGCCGGCAGCAACCGTGTCTTCACTGAGGGCACCTGTAAGCTGTTGACCTTGGTGGTCACTGACCTGGTGGACGAGGACCTGGTGCTGAACCACCGCAAGCAGGCGGCCTCAGCGCTTCTCTTTGGCATGGTGGCCTTGGTGACCAAGCCAGGCCAGACCTTCGCCCCGCTGCTGGGCACCTGGCTGCTGTGCTTCTACACAG GTCATGATCTCTTCCAGCAGCCCGCACTGACGCCTGTGGGGAGTGCCCAGCCCTGGCCAGAGCCCCCGGCTCCACCCCCACCACAGGCCCCGACGCTCCGCCAGGGCTGCTTCTACCTACTGGTGCTGGTGCCCATCACCTGTGCTCTGCTGCAGCTGTTCACCTGGTCCCAGTTCACGCTGTATGGGAGACGCCTGCACGCGGTCAAAGCGCAGCGTCAGAACCTGTCACGGGCCCAAACCCTGGACGTTAAGACGGTGTGA